From a region of the Etheostoma cragini isolate CJK2018 chromosome 20, CSU_Ecrag_1.0, whole genome shotgun sequence genome:
- the LOC117935597 gene encoding zinc finger protein 770-like → MTLNHQCPKCRKTFCTPSKLKRHFLIHTGLKPYSCVMCLKTFRQKVHLKTHLTAKNCSLSAGTGRKKGKFVSSRKTTCLQPQSSLQPQPTSHHTPGNSSVELELQCKISVNEVQDQNKTEIKSEKQEQQHVTHKDLKPFQCMICSRSFQLEVNLTRHHEIHKNQNELQSSSSEQSNDVKMSDSEAIQRLPEPRHADPIDLNIIVKPETWSGTCSDYNDSLPQDSVLITSAEQQREAYHARHEQQRMYALTQCHVCLKCFPSASKLQRHMMTHTGQRPFGCETCGKRFRQKTHLRVHCRTHVRSRYHKQRSLHINRPPSRIGGSNRTAADVPEQEMLQHKNDFETHTGRDVVSAKHLNQSPSIIPSQHNRESNNKLLPHISKKNEVVRKVSKVTVKRKRAAKSMRHPGNVQHKCFQCLKCFPSASKLQRHELVHSGLKPFQCVLCGKAFRQASYRKIHERSYCEGKPSRPVDLLGNGKKLKANRQQQPFPRVSVQIPQQNRSVNTDSTLSNSNDAEDNGVKVLLCTRPEITITKVNSLFKKNSKKNSNVIGKKRKANTSPKSSKLSRHLVSHSGVRLYKCTMCSKTFTQCRLFKVHEHRCRQGSQDIQGEIKNIQDKCIENLSDCTDLNLAATREQPGLHASVGSFTDEDLSYWSEAINTDWLAVPDLGLQEENKESEKRQRDHDDPATDHYSSSFPAQLTFEINKLVQNQNTAAPPLSHQLDGTSIRHVEVPCQTEGVMAISDSNKLRSVELLSYAVESEMQPDNYWCEPITLFECEKCSASFESNNNRKQHICSTNVQPKMTESALKYRCDICFKHFVSPSKLKRHYLVHTGQKPFRCDICGKTFTQSSHVTTHRLTH, encoded by the coding sequence ATGACGTTGAATCACCAGTGTCCTAAATGTCGCAAAACCTTCTGCACACCATCCAAATTAAAACGGCATTTCCTTATTCATACGGGGCTGAAACCCTACTCATGTGTGATGTGCTTGAAAACCTTCAGACAGAAGGTACACTTGAAAACCCATTTGACAGCAAAAAATTGTTCACTGTCTGCCGGCACTGGAAGGAAAAAAGGGAAGTTTGTCAGCAGCAGAAAAACCACATGTCTGCAGCCTCAGTCGTCACTTCAACCACAACCCACGAGCCATCACACTCCTGGGAATTCCTCAGTGGAACTGGAGCTACAGTGTAAAATAAGTGTGAATGAAGTGCAGGACCAGAACAAAACCGAAATCAAGTCAGAAAAACAAGAGCAGCAACACGTAACACATAAAGACCTGAAACCATTCCAGTGCATGATCTGCAGCAGGTCGTTTCAGCTGGAAGTTAATTTAACACGCCATCATGAAATTCATAAGAACCAAAACGAATTGCAAAGTTCTTCCTCAGAGCAAAGCAATGatgtaaaaatgtctgattCTGAAGCAATACAGCGTTTACCTGAACCCAGGCATGCAGACCCTATTGACTTGAACATCATTGTTAAACCAGAAACATGGAGTGGAACTTGCAGCGACTACAATGACTCCCTTCCCCAGGATTCTGTGTTAATTACATCAGCAGAACAGCAGAGGGAAGCCTACCATGCCCGCCATGAGCAACAGAGAATGTACGCATTAACTCAGTGTcatgtatgtttaaaatgttttccatcTGCATCAAAACTTCAAAGGCACATGATGACTCATACTGGCCAAAGGCCCTTTGGCTGTGAGACGTGTGGAAAGAGATTCCGTCAGAAAACACACCTGAGGGTCCATTGTCGCACTCACGTGCGGTCTCGATATCACAAGCAACGATCATTGCATATCAATCGGCCGCCTTCACGCATAGGTGGGTCTAACAGGACTGCAGCAGACGTCCCAGAACAGGAAATGTTACAACATAAGAATGATTTTGAGACACACACTGGCAGGGATGTAGTCTCAGCAAAACACCTGAATCAGAGTCCTTCTATAATACCTAGTCAGCATAACAGAGAATCCAATAACAAGTTGTTGCCACATATCTCAAAGAAAAATGAGGTTGTGCGAAAGGTTTCTAAAGTGACTGTGAAAAGGAAACGGGCCGCTAAGTCGATGCGTCATCCAGGCAACGTGCAACACAAGTGCTTCCAGTGTTTAAAGTGTTTTCCAAGTGCCTCTAAATTACAAAGGCATGAGCTGGTACACTCAGGCTTGAAACCgtttcagtgtgttttgtgtgggaAAGCATTCAGGCAAGCGTCATATCGGAAAATTCATGAAAGGTCTTACTGTGAGGGGAAACCATCCAGACCAGTCGATCTACTGGGAAACGGCAAAAAACTGAAAGCTAATAGACAACAGCAGCCTTTCCCGAGGGTCAGTGTCCAGATCCCACAACAAAACAGATCTGTGAACACAGACTCTACACTTTCAAATTCTAATGATGCTGAAGATAATGGAGTCAAAGTGTTGCTCTGCACCAGGCCTGAAATAACCATCACGAAAGTTAACAGTCTCTTTAAGAAAAACTCTAAGAAAAACAGTAATGTAATtggtaaaaaaaggaaagctaACACATCTCCAAAGTCATCTAAGCTATCAAGGCACTTGGTCAGTCACTCTGGGGTAAGGCTATACAAGTGCACTATGTGCAGCAAAACCTTCACACAGTGTAGACTTTTTAAAGTTCATGAGCACAGATGCAGACAGGGTTCACAGGATATTCaaggagaaattaaaaatatcCAAGATAAATGCATTGAAAACCTTTCTGATTGTACAGATTTGAATTTAGCTGCAACAAGAGAGCAGCCAGGACTACATGCCAGTGTTGGCTCATTCACTGATGAAGATTTATCTTATTGGTCAGAGGCCATAAACACTGATTGGTTGGCAGTGCCAGATTTGGGCTTacaagaggaaaacaaagagtCAGAGAAAAGGCAGAGAGACCATGATGATCCGGCTACAGACCATTATAGTTCTTCCTTTCCCGCTCAACTTacctttgaaataaataaacttgtCCAAAATCAAAACACAGCAGCCCCACCTTTGTCACACCAGCTTGATGGTACTTCTATACGTCATGTAGAAGTACCATGTCAGACTGAAGGAGTTATGGCTATTTCAGATAGCAACAAGCTGCGCAGTGTTGAACTTCTGAGTTATGCAGTTGAGAGTGAAATGCAGCCAGATAATTACTGGTGTGAACCAATAACTCTGTTTGAATGTGAGAAGTGCTCTGCAAGTTTTGAGAGCAATAACAATCGTAAGCAACATATTTGTTCAACGAATGTTCAACCTAAAATGACAGAGTCCGCCCTTAAGTATCGTTGTGACATTTGTTTCAAACATTTTGTGTCTCCCTCTAAACTTAAAAGGCATTATCTCGTTCACACAGGTCAAAAGCCGTTTAGGTGTGACATTTGTGGCAAAACATTCACACAGTCATCACATGTCACAACACACCGGCTGACTCATTGA